Within Vannielia litorea, the genomic segment GCCTTTGGATATGGTTCGGCCGCCTACTGGAGCGGGATCGGGATGCCGTTGGCCGAGATGGTGCCGTCGGGCGAGACGCCGATCTCGGTGGTCAGCACGTCGGGGCCGTCGCCGGGGCGGAAGAACATGCCCGACATCATCTTGACCCCGTTGGCCTGGTCGGCGGGCACGAAGCCCATGGTCACCAGGTTGTCGAGCAGGGCATTGGCGCCGGAGAGCCGGGCGCGCAGGGTGCCGTCGGGGGCGGGCATGCCGCCGAAGGTCATCAGGTCGGTGTTGTCGAAGGTGAAGTTGCCCTCGGCGGTCAGCTCGGCGCCGGCCACCACGAGCCGCACGTCGGAGATGTTGAGCGACTGCACCTCGCCGGGCATGCCCTGGGGGTTGGCCATGGCCTCCGGGTCGAGGATGTCGATCAGCCAGCGGCCGGTGCCCGCGAGGTTGAAGGTGAGCGTGGCCGGGTCGCGGGGCAGGACGGTGCCCGGGTCGAACATGTTCCACAGCCCGTCGGCGATGGTCAGGTCCTTCAGGCCGACGGCCAGCATGTAGGGCTTGGGCGCCTCGGACTGGGCGATCGGCATGATCATGTTGAAGGAGGTCTCGCCCATGCCGAGGGTGACCTCGGGGAGCGGGATCTCGCTGCCCGACATGGTCACGTCGAAGCCGGTGTAGTTGACCGCGTAGAGCACCTGGTCGGCGTTCAGCGTGACCGTGCCGGTGCCGCCGTCCATGTCGCCGGAGAGGGCGAAGGTCTCGCCCGCGTCCACGCCCTCGATGGAGAAGGTGGTGGCGCCCACGGTGGTGCTGCCCTGCATGGAGGCGCCGGACTTCAGCATCTCGGGCAGTTGCGCCGGGTCCATGAAGAAGAGCTGGCCCTGCCCGGTGGAGGTGGAGGCGATGTCGGCCATGGTCACGGTGCCCTGGCCGCTGCCGCCGCCTTCGGGGTCGCGGCCCTCGAAGTCGATTTGCAGCGACTTGGCGGTGAAGTTGGAGACCAGCCCCTCGCCCGCCTTGGTATAGGTGCCCGCCGAGTCGGAGATCGCGCCGGTGAAGGTGAAGGGCGTGGCGACGCCGTCCACCTTCATGTCGCTGATGCCAAAGGTCATCGACGGCGCGGCATAGGTAAAGGCCACCCCGCCGGCATCGGCGTCGGCGGCGGTCATGTCGAGACCGTCGACGGTGAAGTCGATGTTCAGCTCGACCTTCTCGCCATACTCGGGCGCAACCGACATGGCGACCTGGAAGGCGGGCGGAACGGCGATGGCCACGGTGCCATCGCCGTTCTCGGTGAGGGTCACGTCGCCCAGGGTGCCGTCGAGGGTCATGTCCTGCATTTCCATCGACACGGCCACGCCGGAGGCGGTGAGCACATCGCCGTCGCGGGAGGTGCTGGCTGCGGTGACGGTCTCGCCATACTCGGCGGCGATGGCGACCCAGGCCTCCCAGGCCTCTTCGGCGGTGAGCGCCCATGCGGCGGGTGTGCCGGCGATGCAAAGCGCGGCCGTGGCCGCGGTCAGGCGGAAGAATGGTTTCATCGGGCAAATCCTTTCGGGCAGAAATAATGAAGTCGCAACATCCTCCCGTGCGGTGCGGGCGGGGTCAAGGCCCGGCATGGTGGACGGGAGCCACCATTGCGTTATCTCTGGGATGAAAAAATGCCGGAGGGACGGACGATGGAGATGAGCGGCAAGGTGGTGATGATCACCGGGGCGAGCCGGGGCATTGGGGCCGAGGCGGCGCGGGTGTTTGCGGCGGCGGGCGCGAAGGTGGCGCTGCTGGCCCGCAGCGAGGAGGCCGTGGCCGACCTGGCGGGCGAGCTGGGCCCGGAGGTGGCGCTGGCGATTCCCTGCGACGTGAGCCGGTTCTGGGAAGTCGCAGCCGCCGTGGAGGCCACGGTCAAAACCTTCGGGCGGCTCGACGTGCTGGTGAACAACGCGGGGATGCTCGAGCCGATCGCGCATCTGGCGGAGGCCGATCCGGAGGCCTGGTGCCAGGTCATCGACGTGAACCTGAAGGGCGTGTTCAACGGCATGCGCGCGGCTTTGCCGGTGATGCTGGGGCAGGGTGGCGGCACCATTCTCACGGTGGGATCGGGCGCGGCCCATGGCCCGGTCGAGGCCTGGTCGGCCTATTGCTCGTCGAAGGCGGGCGCGCTGATGCTGACCCGGATGGTCGACAAGGAGAACGGCGCGCAGGGCATTCGCGCGCTGTCGCTCTCGCCCGGAACGGTGGCCACGCAGATGCAGCGCGACATCAAGGCCAGCGGCATCAACCCGGTGAGCCAGCTCGACTGGTCCGACCACATTGCCCCCGACTGGCCCGCGAAGGCGCTGCTGTGGATGTGCTCGCCGGAGGCTGACGGGTTCAAGGGCGCGGAGGTCTCGCTGCGCGACGAGGAGATCCGGCGCAAGGTGGGGCTGATATGATCCGGGTTGCCGATGAGGGCGGGCTCAGGACCGTCACCATCGACCGGCCCGAAAAGGCCAACTCGCTGACGGGCGACATGCTGGAGGCGTTGGTGGAGGCGGTGGAAGGCGCGCCGGGCGGCGCGCTGGTGCTCACCGGCGAAGGCAAGGTCTTTTCGGCCGGGGCGGACCTCGACGAGGCCAGGGCCGGACTGGCGACCTCGCCGCTCTGGGAGCGGCTCTCGCATGCCGTGGCCGAGAGCGATGCGCTGACCGTGGCCGCGCTGAACGGCACGCTGGCGGGCGGTGCCTTTGGCATGGTGCTGGCCTGCGACCTGCGGATCGCGGTGCCGGGGGCGAAGTTCTTTTATCCGGTGATGAAACTGGGCTACCTGCCGCAGCCCTCCGACCCGGCGCGGCTGGCCGCGCTGGTGGGCCGGGGTCGGGCGCGGATGCTGCTGCTGGCGGCGCAGAAGATCGAGGCCGGGGAGGCCGTGGCCTGGGGCCTGGTGGACCGGCTGGCCGAGCCGGACGCGCTGATGGACGAGGCGGCGGCGCTCTGCGAGGCGGCGGTGGCGGCGGAGCCGAAGGTGCGGGCCGGGATCAAGGCGATGTGCCGGGGCGTGACGGTGCCGGGCGTCATCTCCGGCGGCGGGGACCTGCCGTCTTAGGGTTGAACTCGGGCGGGCGTTTGGCGACCCAGGCGATGAACCTGGCCAGGCGCGGATGGGCGCGGAGGGCCTCGGGGGTGGCATAGTCGCGGGCCAGCTCGGTTTCTGTCAGGGTGGCGTGGATTTCCTTGTGGCAGATGTGGTGCAGGAGCACCGTTTCGCCGCCCTTGCCGCCGCGCAGGCGCGGGACGAGGTGGTGGCGGCTTTGCGGCACGTCGGGCGGGATCGGGCGGTGGCAGAGCGGGCATTGGGGCGGCATGTCGTCCATGAGGCATAGATGGGCCGGGAGGCTGGGGTGACAACGGATGCACTGGTGATCGGGGGCGGCCCGGCGGGGCTGGCGGCGGCGGAGATGCTGGCGGCGGAGGGCCTGCGCGTGCTGCTGGCCGAGGCCAAGCCCTCGGTGGGCCGCAAGCTGCTGATGGCCGGCAAGTCCGGGCTGAACCTGACGAAGGAGGAAGAGGGCTTTTGCGCGGCCTTCGGGACCGACTGGCTGGCGCCGATGCTGGCGCTTTTCGGCCCGGCGGAGGCGCGCGCCTGGGCCGAAGGCTTGGGGCAGGAGACCTTCGTGGGCTCGACGGGGCGGGTGTTTCCGCGCGCGATGAAGGCCTCGCCGCTGCTCCGGGCCTGGATCGGGCGGCTGGCGGGCGTGGAGGTGCGGGTGCGGTGGCGCTGGCGCGGCTGGGAGGGCGGCGCTGCCCTGTTCGACACGCCCGAAGGGGAGCAGCGCGTGGAGGCCGGGGTGACGGTGCTGGCGCTGGGCGGGGCAAGCTGGGCGCGGCTCGGTTCGGACGGCGCATGGGCCGGGGTGCTGGCGGCGGAGGGCGTGGAGCTGGCTCCGTTTCGGCCCGCCAACATGGGGTTCGAGGTGGCATGGTCACCGCATATGGCGGCCCATTTTGGCAGCCCGGTGAAGGGTGCGCGGCTGGTGGCCGGGGCGGCAGAGAGCCGGGGCGAGTTCGTGGTGTCGGCGCGGGGGCTGGAGGGCGGCGGGATCTACGAGGTGTCGGCGGCCCTGCGCGATGGGGCGCCGCTGGTGCTGGACCTGCTGCCGGAGGTGCCCCGCGAGGAGGTCGAGGCGCGGCTGGCGAAGGGGGGGCGCGAGAGCGTGGGCAACCGGCTGCGCAAGCGGCTGGGGCTCGGCGACGTGGCGCGGGCGCTGGTGATGGAGTTCGGACGGCCCTTGCCGGAGGGCGCGGCGCTGGCCGGGGTGGTGAAGGCGCTGCCGGTGACGCATGCCGGGCCGAGGCCGATGGACGAGGCGATCTCGGTGGCGGGCGGGGTGACGCGGGCGGCTGTGGACGAAGGCTTGATGCTGCGGGCGAGGCCGGGCGTGTTCGTGGCGGGCGAGATGCTGGACTGGGAGGCGCCGACGGGGGGCTACCTGCTGACCGGCTGCCTCGCCACGGGGCGCTGGGCCGGGGCACATGCGGCGCGCTACCTCGCGCAGACTCAAGATGTAGAGTAGTCGTGCCGAAGCGTGCCTGCCTGGGATGGGTCCCCACCTGATGTTGGGGATCGGCCGCTTCGGCACGCGAAACCTAGCAACGCACGAAAGCGTGAGTCAACCCTGCGATGCGTGGGGGCCCAGGACTGAGGCCCTGCGCCGATTTGCCCGGCCCGTGCAGGCGCGCGGCATCTTTACCGCGACCCGCCCTTTGCGCTATGGCCGGGGGCGGAACGAAAATTCGGGAGACACCCATGGCCGAGCACAAGCAGGGCGAAATGGACATCAGCGTTCAGGAATCCACCTTCAACGGGTTCATGAGCTTCGTGACCAAGTCTGTGGTGGTGATCCTGGTGTTTCTCGTGTTCCTCGCTCTGGTCAACGGCTGACGAGCGGGTAAACTCCCCCCTGCTGGAGGCGGGGAGGAGACCGACCTGATGAGACGTGCGATGGCTCTGCTGCTTCTGCCGCTTTGGCTGGCGGGATGTGGCGGGGCGGAGCCTGTCTGGGCACCGGATGACCAGGTGGCGCGGGCGATCTACCGCCACCCGGCGCCGCCGTCGCTGACCCTCGTGACGATGATCAACAACGAGAGCGGGGCCGGTGGGCACACCGCTCTGGTGGTGAACGGCAGCCAGCGGGTGATCTTTGACCCGGCGGGCAGCTTCAGCAACCCCAACGTGCCGGAGCGCAACGACGTGGTGATCGGGGCCGATCCGCGGGTGATGGCCTTCTATATCGACTACCACGCCCGGCCCGAGTGGCGGGTGATCACCCAGGAGGTGCGGGTCAGCCCCGAGGTCGCCCAGCGGGCGCTGGCGCTGGTGCAGACCAACGGCGCGGTGAAGAAGGCGCATTGCGCGAGGTCCACGACGGCGATCCTGCGCCAGTTGCCCGGCTTCGGCCATGTCCGCCAGACCTGGTATCCCAAGGAGGTGATGGAGGATTTCGCCCGGGTGCCGGGGGTGCGGACCGAGGAGTTCGTCGATCCGGTCGAGGACGAGCCGGGCTATGTGGAACCCAACCCCAGGTTCTACCGCTAAAGCCCCAGCGCCGCCGCGCCGTAGAACACCACGAGGCCGGCGAGGATGGCGAAGAGGAGAGACTTGCTGCGCCAGCCTACCAGCACGGTGGCCAGCGCGGCCAGGAGGCGGGCCGGGTCGGCTGTGCCGTCTGTCGCCGCGGGCCAGGCCAGCATGGGCGCGACCAGCGCGGGCAGAACGGCGAAGGGGGTGTAGCGCAGGTAGCGCAGCAGGGCGGGCGGCAGGGGGCGGTTTCCTGTCAGGCCGATGAAGCTGAAGCGGATCAGGAAGGTGCCCACCGCCAGCGCGGCGATGATGAGCCAGACGGGATAGCCACTCATGCCCGCGCCCTCCGGTCCAGCGCCTTCTCGGCCTCGGCCCCGGCCACCATGCCGAGGATCCCGGCGGCGATCACCCCGGTGGAAAAGGGCATCCAGGCCAGAAGCAGCGAAGCGACCAGCGCCACGAAGGCGGCGGCCATGTGGGCGGGCGTGCGCAGGCCCGGCGCGACGATGGCGAGGAAGGCCAGCGGCACCGCCACGTCGAGCGACCAGCTCTCGGGGATCGCCTGACCGGCCAGCGCGCCCGCCAGAGTGCCGAGATACCACATTGGCGCGACCGGAGTGATGCTGCCGAGGAAATAGGCAACCTTGGTGGCCACGGTCCACTCGGGCTCTTCTTCATACTTCAGCACCGAGGCGGCATAGCTCTGGTCGACCAGAAGGTAGCTGATGAGCGCCCGCTGCCAGAGCGGCGCGGAGCCGACATGGGGGGCCATGGAAGCGGAATACATCGCCATGCGGGCGTTCACCGCGAGCGCCGTGGCCAGCACGATCACGGTGGGCGCGTTGTCCTGCATCAGCTGGAGTGCGGTGATCTGGGCGCCGCCCGCGATCACCAGCACCGAAAAGCCCATCACCTCGACCAGGTTGAGCCCGGCCTCCATGCCGATGACGCCGAAGATCGCCCCGAAGGGGATGACGACGATCAGGAAGGGCAGGCCCGCGCGGAAGCCCGCGGCATAGGCCTTTTTCGGTGTGGTGGATGGCATCGGGGGCCTCTAGCATGGGCCGGAGGTTGGCCCGGCGGGGGAGAGGATGGCAGTAAACTTGAGCGCGTCAAGTAATTACCTGGTGGCTCCTGACACCACCGCGAAGGGGCTGACCCGCGCCGTGACGGGGCGCGACCAGGAGGGGCGCGAGGTGGAGATGCGGGTGGTCGAGGAACGGCCGCTGACGATCTATCTCAACCGCACCGAGATCGTGACCGCGATGACCATCGGCGACCATCCGGAGCTGCTGGCGATGGGATTCCTCGCCAACCAGGGGATGCTCAGGGCCGACGAGCTGGCGGGCGTGGATTATGACGACGACCTCGGCGTGGTGGTGGTGCGCACAAGCGCGGAGACGGACTACGAGGCGAAGCTCGCCAAAAAGGTGCGCACCAGCGGCTGCGCGGTGGGCACCGTCTTTGGCGACATGATGGAGGGGCTGGAGGGGCTGCGGCTGCCCGATACGCGGGTGAAGGTGGCCGACCTCTACGCGCTGGCGAAGGAGATCAACACCACGCCGAGCCTCTACCTGGAGGCGGGCGCGATCCATGGCACGGTGCTCTGCGAAGGGCCGAGGCCGCTGGTCTACATGGAGGACGTGGGCCGCCATAACGCGGTCGACAAGGTGGCGGGCTGGATGCTGCGGGAGGCTGCGGAGGCGGGCGACAAGGTGCTTTACACCACCGGGCGGCTGACCAGCGAGATGGTGATCAAATGCGCCCTGATGGGCATTCCGGCGCTGGTCAGCCGTTCGGGGTTTACCGCCTGGGGCGTGGAGATCGCCCGGCAGGTCGGGCTGACGCTGATCGGGCGGATGCGCGGAGAGCGGTTTGTGTGCCTTTCGGGGGCGGAGCGGTTGCTCTGGCCGGAGGGCGCGGAATGACCGAGCCGATCGAGATGGACTGCCGGCTCGACCGGCGGGCGTTCAGGCAAGCCCTCGACCACAGCGAGCGGCGCGGGCTGCGGCTGGTGCTGCCGCTCGCCAGATGGGCGGTGATCCTGGCCGTGGCGGCGCTGATGCTGAAGGCCGATTGGGGGCTGCCGCCCGAGGCTGCGATGGTCTTCGTGCTCGGTGCGGCGATCTGGGCCGGAATGGACCGGATCCTGCATGCGCAGGCCCGGGCGGCGGCGATCGACGAGGCGCTGCGGCAACAGGCGCAGGACGGCGGCTATCGGCTGCGCTTCGGGCCGGAGGGGCTGCGGCACGAAGGGCGGACCAGATCCATCACCGGCACATGGGACAGCTACCTGGGCGCGGAGCCTGCGCCGGGCGCGACGGCGGTGAGGATGGCCGGCATCATGATCTGGATTCTCGACGAGCACCTGCCGGACGGCCTGAACCCCGAGGCGTTTCGCGCCGCGCTCGACCGCTGGAAGGCGGCGGGATGAGCGCGATCGAATGTCGATACCGCGTGTCTTCGGCGCTGATGGCGGCGGCGATACGGGCCGGCGCGGAGGGCAAGGGCCGCAAGCCGCGCCCCGGCTGGTGGCCGGGCTTCATGGCGGGGCTGTGCATTGCGGGCGGGCTCACGCTGGCAGTTCTGCTGCAGGGCTCGGGCGTGGAGGTGCCGTGGCAGCCGATCCTTGGCTTCGGGCTTGGCGCGGCGACGGTGCTTGGCGTCTGGCAGCTCACCTACAGCCGCCAGCTGCGCCGGATCATGGCGGAACATGACGCGGCGGCGGCGGCGGCGGGCGAGATCGTCAGCCGGTTCGGCCCGGAGGGGATAGAGACCCGCACGGCGCTTGGGCAGAGCTTCAATCACTGGGGCGGGGTCGGGGCCGTTCACGAGATCCCGGGCGGCACGGCGGTGCAAATGGGCCTGATGACGATGCCGGTGCCCGACAGCGCATTGCCCCGGGGCATGACCGGCCGGGTGTTTCGGGCCGCCCTCGATGGCTGGAGAGGACCGGCATGAAGGTGGCGGGCGTGATCCTTGCCGGAGGCCAGGCGACCCGGATGGGCGGCGGCGACAAGGGGATGTTGCGGCTCGGCGGGGTCAGGCTGCTGGACCGGGTGACCGGGCGGTTGAGGCCGCAGGTCGAGACGATGTGCCTGAACGCGAATGGCGATCCGGCCCGGTTTGCCGGGCTGGGGCTGCCGGTGGTGGCCGATCCGGTGGGCGGCTTTGCCGGGCCGCTGGCGGGGGTGTTGGCGGGGATGCGTTGGGCCGGGGCGCAGGGGTTTGGCCAGGTGGTGAGCGTGGCGGCGGATACGCCGTTCTTTCCGCCCGACCTGGTGGAGCGGCTGATCGCCGCCGGGGGCGGCTCTTCGCCCGTGCTGGCCGCCGTGCGCGAGGCCGGGCGGGTGCGGCGGCAGCCGACCTTCGGGCTCTGGCCGGTGGCGCTGGCCGACGACCTGGAGGCGGCCCTGCACGAGGGCCTGCGCAAGGTGGTGCAATGGACCGAGAGGCATGACGGGCGGGAGGTGATGTTTGGCTCGTCGGACGCCTTCTTCAACGTGAACACGCCGGAAGACCTGGCCCGCGCGGAGCTGATGCTGTGAGGGTGTTCGGCGTTGTCGGCTGGAAGAACTCCGGCAAGACCGGGCTGATGGAGCGGCTGGTGGCGGAGATCACCGCGCGAGGCTTCAGCGTGAGCACCGTGAAGCACGCGCATCATGCCTTTGACGTGGACCAGCCGGGGAAGGACAGCTTTCGGCATCGCGCCGCCGGGGCGCGGGAGGTGCTGGTGGCGAGTGGCGCGCGCTGGGCGCTGATGCACGAGGGGCCCGCGCCGGAGCTGGAGGCCCTGCTGGCGCGGCTCGGCCCGGTGGACCTGGTGCTGGTGGAGGGGTTCAAGCGCGCGGGCCACGCCCGGATCGAGGCGCATCGGGCGGCGACGGGCGCGGGGCTGCTGGCGCGGGAGGATGCGGGGATCGTGGCGGTGGCGAGCGACGTGCCGGTGGAGGTTGCGGTGCCGGTGTTCGACCTGGACGACACCGGGGCGATTGCCGATTTCGTGCTGCGGGAGGTCGGGCTCGGTGTTTGACAGCTTCGTCATGGTAGACTGGTCGGGCGGCGCGGATCGGGGGCCGAGGCCGAAGAAGGATGCCATCTGGATCGGCATCGCGGGTCGGGCGGCGGAGTATTGCCGCAACCGCAGCGTGGCGGAGGCACGGCTGCGGGAGCTTATCGCGGGCGAGCTTGCCGAAGGGCGGAGGGTGATGGTCGGGTTCGACTTTCCGTTCGGCTATCCGGCGGGGTTTGCGCGGGCGGTCTGCGGTGAGGACGATCCGCTGGCGCTGTGGGACTGGATCGGGGCGCGGCTGGAGGACCGGGGCGGGGAGAGCAACCGGTTCGACCTGGCGGGGGAGATCAACCGCGCCGTCGGCGATGGCCAGGGGCCGTTCTGGGGCAACGGGCTGAAGCGGGAGATCGCCGGGCTGCCGAGGCGGAAGGACGGGTATCGCAACCCCTTCCCCGAGCGTCGCGCGGTGGAGCGGCTGGCCAGGGGGGCGTTCACCTGCTGGCAGATGAGCGGGGCCGGATCGGTGGGCAGCCAGGTGCTGACCGGGCTGCCGGTGCTGGCGCGGTTGCGCAAGGCGGTGGGGGCGAAGGTCTGGCCGTTCGAGCCGCTCGACGGGCCGGTGGCGCTGGTGGAGATCTGGCCGTCGCTGGTGCTGCCGCCGAAGGCCGCGCGCGACGAGATCCCGGACCGGGAGCAGGTGACACATGTGGCGGAGCGGCTGGCGGGGATGGCGCCGGAGGTGCTGGCGGAGTTGCTGGAGGTGCACGCGCCGGAGGAGGGGTGGATCCTTGGCGTGGCGCAGGACGGGACGACGAGCCCTGCCCTGCGCGGCTTGCAGCCACAGGCCTTGCGAAACGACTGCTTTGCCCTGCCCGCCGGGGTGGACTGGGTGCCGGTGGACGAGGCGCTGGCGCGGCTGAAGGGCTCGCTGGGCGTGGCGGTGGGCACGGAGGTGGTGCCCATTGGCGCGGCGGCGGGGCGGATCGTGGCGGCCACGATCAAGGCGGAGCGGGCCAACCCGCCGGGTGCCAATGCGGCGGTGGACGGCTGGGGCTTTGCCCAT encodes:
- a CDS encoding AzlC family ABC transporter permease: MPSTTPKKAYAAGFRAGLPFLIVVIPFGAIFGVIGMEAGLNLVEVMGFSVLVIAGGAQITALQLMQDNAPTVIVLATALAVNARMAMYSASMAPHVGSAPLWQRALISYLLVDQSYAASVLKYEEEPEWTVATKVAYFLGSITPVAPMWYLGTLAGALAGQAIPESWSLDVAVPLAFLAIVAPGLRTPAHMAAAFVALVASLLLAWMPFSTGVIAAGILGMVAGAEAEKALDRRARA
- a CDS encoding TIGR03862 family flavoprotein, which gives rise to MGREAGVTTDALVIGGGPAGLAAAEMLAAEGLRVLLAEAKPSVGRKLLMAGKSGLNLTKEEEGFCAAFGTDWLAPMLALFGPAEARAWAEGLGQETFVGSTGRVFPRAMKASPLLRAWIGRLAGVEVRVRWRWRGWEGGAALFDTPEGEQRVEAGVTVLALGGASWARLGSDGAWAGVLAAEGVELAPFRPANMGFEVAWSPHMAAHFGSPVKGARLVAGAAESRGEFVVSARGLEGGGIYEVSAALRDGAPLVLDLLPEVPREEVEARLAKGGRESVGNRLRKRLGLGDVARALVMEFGRPLPEGAALAGVVKALPVTHAGPRPMDEAISVAGGVTRAAVDEGLMLRARPGVFVAGEMLDWEAPTGGYLLTGCLATGRWAGAHAARYLAQTQDVE
- a CDS encoding aa3-type cytochrome c oxidase subunit IV; protein product: MAEHKQGEMDISVQESTFNGFMSFVTKSVVVILVFLVFLALVNG
- a CDS encoding HNH endonuclease; translation: MDDMPPQCPLCHRPIPPDVPQSRHHLVPRLRGGKGGETVLLHHICHKEIHATLTETELARDYATPEALRAHPRLARFIAWVAKRPPEFNPKTAGPRRRR
- a CDS encoding SDR family oxidoreductase, yielding MEMSGKVVMITGASRGIGAEAARVFAAAGAKVALLARSEEAVADLAGELGPEVALAIPCDVSRFWEVAAAVEATVKTFGRLDVLVNNAGMLEPIAHLAEADPEAWCQVIDVNLKGVFNGMRAALPVMLGQGGGTILTVGSGAAHGPVEAWSAYCSSKAGALMLTRMVDKENGAQGIRALSLSPGTVATQMQRDIKASGINPVSQLDWSDHIAPDWPAKALLWMCSPEADGFKGAEVSLRDEEIRRKVGLI
- a CDS encoding molybdopterin-binding protein, with the protein product MVDWSGGADRGPRPKKDAIWIGIAGRAAEYCRNRSVAEARLRELIAGELAEGRRVMVGFDFPFGYPAGFARAVCGEDDPLALWDWIGARLEDRGGESNRFDLAGEINRAVGDGQGPFWGNGLKREIAGLPRRKDGYRNPFPERRAVERLARGAFTCWQMSGAGSVGSQVLTGLPVLARLRKAVGAKVWPFEPLDGPVALVEIWPSLVLPPKAARDEIPDREQVTHVAERLAGMAPEVLAELLEVHAPEEGWILGVAQDGTTSPALRGLQPQALRNDCFALPAGVDWVPVDEALARLKGSLGVAVGTEVVPIGAAAGRIVAATIKAERANPPGANAAVDGWGFAHGGLPAPDAGGRIEMPMAEGRAAAGVPFDGAVPAGRVLRILTGALLPEGVDTVVLDEEVTTDGVQVAFSGLPRPRANTRKAGEDVAARDVLFEAGHRLRAPDVALIAATGVARVPVHRQLRVGVLSTGEEIVEPGTAAGAQHTYDANRPMLLAMAGGWGHAAVDLGRVGDDRDALRSALDEAEVDVILTSGGASAGDEDHLSALLREEGDLTAWRIALKPGRPLALGRWHGVPLFGLPGNPVAALVTAALFARPALEVLAGGRWLEPEGFAVPAAFEKRKKPGRREYLRARLGPAGVEVFASEGSGRISGLSWAGGLVELPDGALEVKRGDMVRFIPYAALGL
- a CDS encoding enoyl-CoA hydratase/isomerase family protein is translated as MIRVADEGGLRTVTIDRPEKANSLTGDMLEALVEAVEGAPGGALVLTGEGKVFSAGADLDEARAGLATSPLWERLSHAVAESDALTVAALNGTLAGGAFGMVLACDLRIAVPGAKFFYPVMKLGYLPQPSDPARLAALVGRGRARMLLLAAQKIEAGEAVAWGLVDRLAEPDALMDEAAALCEAAVAAEPKVRAGIKAMCRGVTVPGVISGGGDLPS
- the mobB gene encoding molybdopterin-guanine dinucleotide biosynthesis protein B, translating into MRVFGVVGWKNSGKTGLMERLVAEITARGFSVSTVKHAHHAFDVDQPGKDSFRHRAAGAREVLVASGARWALMHEGPAPELEALLARLGPVDLVLVEGFKRAGHARIEAHRAATGAGLLAREDAGIVAVASDVPVEVAVPVFDLDDTGAIADFVLREVGLGV
- a CDS encoding DUF2125 domain-containing protein, coding for MKPFFRLTAATAALCIAGTPAAWALTAEEAWEAWVAIAAEYGETVTAASTSRDGDVLTASGVAVSMEMQDMTLDGTLGDVTLTENGDGTVAIAVPPAFQVAMSVAPEYGEKVELNIDFTVDGLDMTAADADAGGVAFTYAAPSMTFGISDMKVDGVATPFTFTGAISDSAGTYTKAGEGLVSNFTAKSLQIDFEGRDPEGGGSGQGTVTMADIASTSTGQGQLFFMDPAQLPEMLKSGASMQGSTTVGATTFSIEGVDAGETFALSGDMDGGTGTVTLNADQVLYAVNYTGFDVTMSGSEIPLPEVTLGMGETSFNMIMPIAQSEAPKPYMLAVGLKDLTIADGLWNMFDPGTVLPRDPATLTFNLAGTGRWLIDILDPEAMANPQGMPGEVQSLNISDVRLVVAGAELTAEGNFTFDNTDLMTFGGMPAPDGTLRARLSGANALLDNLVTMGFVPADQANGVKMMSGMFFRPGDGPDVLTTEIGVSPDGTISANGIPIPLQ
- the mobA gene encoding molybdenum cofactor guanylyltransferase MobA, with amino-acid sequence MKVAGVILAGGQATRMGGGDKGMLRLGGVRLLDRVTGRLRPQVETMCLNANGDPARFAGLGLPVVADPVGGFAGPLAGVLAGMRWAGAQGFGQVVSVAADTPFFPPDLVERLIAAGGGSSPVLAAVREAGRVRRQPTFGLWPVALADDLEAALHEGLRKVVQWTERHDGREVMFGSSDAFFNVNTPEDLARAELML
- a CDS encoding AzlD domain-containing protein, coding for MSGYPVWLIIAALAVGTFLIRFSFIGLTGNRPLPPALLRYLRYTPFAVLPALVAPMLAWPAATDGTADPARLLAALATVLVGWRSKSLLFAILAGLVVFYGAAALGL
- a CDS encoding formate dehydrogenase accessory sulfurtransferase FdhD — encoded protein: MAVNLSASSNYLVAPDTTAKGLTRAVTGRDQEGREVEMRVVEERPLTIYLNRTEIVTAMTIGDHPELLAMGFLANQGMLRADELAGVDYDDDLGVVVVRTSAETDYEAKLAKKVRTSGCAVGTVFGDMMEGLEGLRLPDTRVKVADLYALAKEINTTPSLYLEAGAIHGTVLCEGPRPLVYMEDVGRHNAVDKVAGWMLREAAEAGDKVLYTTGRLTSEMVIKCALMGIPALVSRSGFTAWGVEIARQVGLTLIGRMRGERFVCLSGAERLLWPEGAE